A genome region from Macrotis lagotis isolate mMagLag1 chromosome 4, bilby.v1.9.chrom.fasta, whole genome shotgun sequence includes the following:
- the LYSMD4 gene encoding lysM and putative peptidoglycan-binding domain-containing protein 4: MRQKEVLTKTFQAPAVVCSSQNSHIYVFKNDNSDSDELSEEELSVELRPRGKERQKNAGRERVGDVVLLERELTEDDNLNKLALQYGCKVADIKKVNNFIREQDFYALKSIKIPVKNHGILTETSKELKPLQTTTESRLTFVEFPDLDNAAAESNCAKSNQLTDFFKGIDQDIESAVQSEIYLNQDYCIETPNQPLLPISQKTLMNGADCGIQWWNAVFIMLLIGIILPVFYVVYFKIQGTGETTNSLNTTMGPNGSVSTNSIPNEVLELEIPLKTTTISDK; the protein is encoded by the exons ATGAGACAGAAAGAAGTATTAACCAAAACTTTCCAAGCCCCTGCTGTTGTTTGTAGTTCTCAAAATAGTCATATTTACGtgtttaaaaatgacaattcagaCTCAGATGAACTATCTGAAGAAGAACTCAGTGTGGAATTGAGACCAAGGGGAAAGGAACGACAAAAGAATGCAGGAAGAGAAAGAGTAGGGGATGTGGTATTGCTAGAACGAGAACTCACAGAAGATGATAATCTTAACAAACTTGCTCTTCAATATGGTTGTAAA gTTGCAGACATCAAGAAAGTAAACAACTTTATCAGAGAACAAGATTTCTATGCTTTAAAATCTATAAAGATTCCGGTGAAGAATCATGGCATCTTAACAGAGACAAGCAAGGAATTAAAACCCCTCCAAACTACAACTGAGTCTAGATTGACGTTCGTTGAGTTTCCTGATTTGGATAATGCAGCTGCAGAGAGTAATTGTGCAAAATCCAACCAACTGACAGATTTTTTTAAGGGGATTGATCAAGATATTGAGAGTGCTGTACAATCAGAAATCTATTTAAATCAAGATTATTGCATAGAAACTCCAAATCAACCTTTGCTTCCAATTAGTCAGAAGACTCTAATGAATGGTGCAGACTGTGGAATTCAATGGTGGAATGCTGTTTTTATCATGCTTCTAATTGGAATTATTTTACCAGTGTTTTATGTGGTCTATTTTAAAATACAAGGCACTGGAGAAACTACTAATAGCTTGAATACAACTATGGGTCCCAATGGTTCAGTATCAACCAATTCAATTCCAAATGAAGTCCTAGAACTAGAGATTCCATTGAAGACCACAACCATTTCGGACAAATAG